In Lentilactobacillus sp. SPB1-3, the sequence AAACACTGAGCATAAAGTTATCGATTTAATGGCTGATCAAGCTGATGTTTCTGATATGGGTGGTACTCAAAGATTGGGTGCATATCCATGTAAGTTAAAGCCTGGAACTAAGGCTGCTGCAGCTTATGACAATGCTGAAGAAATTTCAGAACGTCATCGTCATCGTTATGAATTTAACAATGCTTATCGTGAAGAAATGGAAGCTCATGGGTTAGTATTCTCAGGAACTTCACCTGACAATCATTTGGTGGAAGTCATTGAAGTACCAACAAACAAGTTCTTTGTTGCTGCTCAATATCACCCAGAATTCTTATCAAGACCAAACCGTCCAGAAGGATTATTTCGTGACTTTGTCGCTGCCGCAAATGATCGTTACCTAGAAAATACAAAATAATTGATTTTAACAGCTCTAATTCCGTGTTATGCTGAATTAGAGCTGTTTTTTTATAGAATTGTATAATTAGGCTGAAAGTATTGTATTTTGCCCTTATTTTTTATAAGATATCTCTTGGCATGTAATTTGTCTGAAAGAAGAAATGAGGAAGTTTACGATGAGTAAATTAATTATAAATGGGGGAAAGAAGTTAGCCGGTGAAATTACTATTGGTGGTGCTAAGAATAGCACGGTGGCATTGATTCCTGCTGCTATTCTTGCCGATACACCGGTGAGCTTTGATTCAGTTCCAGATATCCTAGACGTTCATAATCTGATGGTTATCTTGGAATCGATGAATGTGTCCTCCGATTTTCATGATGATGTGTTAAACATTGATCCAACAAACATTGTTGAAGCACCATTACCAAGTAAAGCCATTAAGAGTTTACGTGCATCGTATTACTTTATGGGAGCATTACTTGGTAGATTTCATCGGGCAACCGTAAGTTTCCCCGGTGGTGATAATATTGGTCCTCGACCAATCGATCAACATATTAAAGCATTTAAGGCCCTTGGGGCAAACGTTACTGAAGAAAATGGAACTGTTACTATCACAACTGGTGAAGAAGGTCTTCACGGAGCACAAATATTCTTGGATGTCGTATCAGTTGGGGCAACAATCAACGCAATTTTAGCAGCGGTTAAAGCAAAAGGAACCACTGTTCTTGGAAACGTTGCTAAAGAGCCAGAAATAATTGATATTGCCACATTCTTGAATAATATGGGTGCCAACATTCGTGGAGCCGGAACTGACGTAATCAGAATCGAAGGGGTTGACTCTTTAGTAGCCAAAAATACCCATACGATAATTCCCGACCGGATTGAAGCTGGTACATATCTATCACTTGCGGCAGCTATGGGTGATGGAATTACAGTTACTAATGTCATTCCGGAACATTTGGAGTCGTTTGTGGCCAAACTTGAAGAGTTAGGTGTAAATCTTCAGGTAGATGAGGATAGTATCTTCGTTGGACCATCTGATTCACTACAACCAATTCAGGTTAAGACAATGCCTTATCCTGGATTCGCAACTGATTTGCAGCAACCACTAACACCATTACTTTTTAAGGCAAATGGTCGTAGTGTGATTATTGACACGATTTATCCAAAACGGGTCAAACACATTTCTGAATTAGTTAAGCTTGGCGGCCACATTAAGTCTGAGGATATTGAAGAAGGAATCATTGCAGTTGATACTTCTAATGACCTCCACGGAACTACAGTTTCTGCTGGTGAAATCCGTGCCGGTGCCTCATTATTGATCACTGGGCTAATGGCTGACGGTACCACTGAAATTTTGGATGCTGATAATATTCTTAGAGGTTATGGCAGTATAGTTAAAAAATTAACTGCTGTTGGTGCTGATTTGAAATTGGTCAGTGATTAAATTTTAGTCTGATTTGATATTGAATCAATTTTTATTCTATGTTAAAATAACAAAGTTGACTAATCGATAATCTCTGGGTCATCACATTGATTCAGGGCAAAGGAGCGATATATAATGAAACAAGGAATTCATCCAGATTACCATAATGTTGTATTTCAAGATTCAAGTACTGGTTTTAAGTTTATGGCAGGTTCTACTAAGAACTCTGACGAAACTATTGAATGGGAAGATGGCAACACTTATCCATTGATTCGTGTTGAAATTTCATCTGACTCACATCCTTTCTACACAGGTAAGCAAAAGTTTACCCAAGCAGATGGTGCTGTGGACCGATTCAACAAAAAGTACGGTCTTTCTTCAAACAACTAATAAAATGCGAGGCTATGCCTCGTTTTTTTGTTATCTAATTTTGATAAATAAAAAGGTGGTTAATCCCTGACTTGGGATTAACCACTTTTTTGTACTTACATAGATTTTCTTAGTGATTTAGTGTTGATATAAACTAATCCTAAGTTGATAACTACTAGGAATGCTGTGGAAATGAAAACTCCTGAGTAGTCGAACGATGATGAGACTAATGACCCAATTAAAGGACCAGCAACGTTACCCATTGCCTGAAATGATTGATTCCAACTAAATATCCTTCCAGTTACGTAGGCAGGGGTATTTTTCGTTAAAATCGTTTGAACAGCGGGTAACATCGATGCGTTCGAGATACCGATCAAGAATCTAAGTCCAATCAATTCCCAGACGTTCGTTACAAATGCCATGGGGATGTAAACAATAATGGCAAGACAGAATCCAAACATCAATATCTTTTCAGAACCGATTCGATCGCCAACCCGACCTAATGCGGGAGCAGCAAATAATGTTGCAATTCCTGGAATGGCAGCAACTACTCCACTGAAGAAGGTTGCTTGCGGGCTGTTATTCATGATTTCTCGCACGTATAATGCTAAAATTGGTGCAATCGAGTTGTTCGCCGCTTGAATAATCATAGTGGTGATGAACATACCGAAAACTAACTGTGAGTTACTAAGAGATTTGATAACTCCTCGTGTGGTAAGCATGGCTTCTTTTTGAACTGGTTCAAAGTTCTCGTGAACTAAGAATGTGGTTACTAGAAAAACAATTACAAATAAGAATCCAGTGATGATAAAGGTTAACCGATAACTAAAAATTGAAGCTAGGGTACCACCAAGTAGTGGTCCCAGCAGTGTTCCTGAAACGTTTCCAGTTACCAGTGTCCCTAAAGCTTGACCAGATTGTTTCTTAGGAACTTGAGTGGCAATTAACGCGTTGGCGTTACTGATGTATCCAGAAAAGACACCTTGAATTAGTCGGTAAATAATTAATTGCCAGACGTTCGTTGCCGTACCCATTAAGAAGAAAATTACTGTCAATCCGGCGGAAGCTCTGATCAACATCAATTTTCGACCAGTTTTGTCAGCTAATTTTCCCCATAAGGGTGACACAAGTGCCGTCATAAAATAGCTTGCTGCAAAGGCCAAACCACTATATAAGCTTAGTTGGCCCTTAGTAAAATGTCCCATAGTGTCAACATACAAAGACAGAAACGGCATAACCTCAGAGAAGCCGATACCAGCCATGAATGTTCCAAACCAAAGGACGAATAGATTTTGTTTCCATGAAAATTTTTTTGCCAAGTCGTTCTTCCTTTCAAAATAAGGTGGAGATTAAAAATGAAAATAAATAAGATAGTTCACACATTATTTATTTTTGGCTTGATAATCGTCTTGATTGTGGCTATATTGCTAATTTTTAATCGGCAATTTAAAAACCAACTAGTCAAGTCGTATCAGCCAAAGATTTCTCGTCAAGTAGTGGATAAGAATGAAAAACTACTTGAACAAAATAAACATACGTCAAATAAGTCTAACGCAAGAACAGTTAATCAAGCAAGTTCAGGAATTAGCTTCGACTTTGATAAAGTAGTTAACTTAGATTTTTAAACTGCTCTATTGGCTCGATTGAATGGAAGCAGTGTTCATGTAGTTGGTCAGCTTATTGCGCCCTAAGCTGGTTTACACTTGTCAATTGGATTGGGAGTTTCAAACCAGTCCCTGGCATTAGCTGCAGGTACGATGAGGCCTGATCAAAAAATGGGTTCAGGTAATTATCCTTTGGCGGGGCACCACATGTTAGATCATAATATATTATTCGGACCGCTTTATTACCGTGCTAAGGTTGGTCAGATGGTTTATTTAACGGACATGAACTACGTTTATAAATATGTGATTTATCAGAAAAAATTCATTTCTGCTTACAATATTTCTGTTATTAAACAAACAAAAAAGCCGATTGTTACCCTGATTACTTGTGATAAAACAGGGGCAAATCGACTTATGGTTCGTGGAAAGTATCAAGGACGTGAACTGATTAAGGACACATACAGTAACTTGAGACAATCCATCACGAAACCGAAATTTAATTAAGCATATCGCTCTTAATATATTTTAGCCATTTTGGTAAAGATTCAGCTAATTGATTATAAGTTCTATCAAAGCGATGATCATACCAAGGATCGGCTATTTCCTGATTCGAATTATTTAAGATGTTTAGACAAAGGTGAATTTTGCTAACCGCATTTTTCGGTGCAATTTTAGTTAAATCTAGGATGTTTTGGTTATCCATTCCGATAATTAAATCGGCCCACTCAAAGTCTGACTGCGTGATTGGCCGACTGATTTGACCATCCATTGATAAATGATGTTTTGCTAATTCCGCAATCGCACCTGGATGAGGGGAATTTCCTTCTTCATAACTACTAGTACCAGCTGATTGAACATTGATTTGTTCCTGTAGATCATCATGTTGAATTAATTGTTTAAACATCGTTTCTGCCATTTGTGAGCGGCAAATATTGCCTAGACAAACGAAAAGAATATTCATAATTTGAGTTCACCTCGTTTTAAAGTAATCTATATGTTACCAAGGGAATCATTAAAGAGCAAATAGACTGATTTTTTTACGGATTTATGCCCACAATGTCATGGGGAAAGTGTACAATTAAAGTATATTACTAAGGCGGGGAAAATAGGCATGAAGGGTAATTACGTATTCTTAAATTCAAATCCAATTGCGAATATGGTGCTATCATACGGTATCACTGGAGCCGATTTTTTGAATGGAATTGATGACATACCAGATAACATTATGTTGTTAGATGATGATGTTGCATCTGCTAATGGTTTCAATTCACATTCAAAATTTAATTTGATCAATGGTTCTGGTGAGGTGAGAAGGTACTTGCTCGAAGATCCTAATCATGTAAAGAAATTTATTGATTATGAATCAGAAGATAGCTTGAACAGTCTTAATCCGTTTGAAATTGCTGAATTATTGTATTTGGGCCATATGCATACCCCAATGGGACGCCCTTATTCTTCTAAGTTAGTTAATCGCTACATTTATCTTAGTCACGGCGATGAGATAATGAGAACTTATTATCGTAAATATTCAGAGTTTAATCATATTTTGGAAATTGCTATTAAGCGTAAACTTCGAGAATTGCACAATTCAAGAAGAGTCTTTTTGCGGCCATTAGCCATTAAAGACATCGATAAATCTATTCTAATCGATCTGATCAGTAAGGGTGGAGATGGCTTATTTATTGAGTTTGAAGGGTTAGTTGAACGCCACAAGACGTATCCAATTCCATTGAGGATGTTGAATAATCCAGATGGAGCCTCGGTAGTGTTTAAAACGTCACAAGTCAAAGAAAACACAAGAGTTGTTGGCACTCTAACATACGACTTAAAGAAGTCTGAGTGGGACCTTCAGTGGATCGATGATGAGGATCTATTATAGAATGTGGTATTATTCTTAGTAGACAATAATTTTAGGAGAACAATCAATTATGAAAATGACAATTGCAGAGATCGCTCAGGCAATCGATGCTGATACCTCATTGATTTCCAAAGAAAACTTAACTAAGGAAATTACTAGTGTTGATTTTGATAGTCGAAACATCACTGAAGGCGGGTTATTCATTCCATTATTGGGTGAAAAAGATGGCCATAATTACATTGAAAGTGCTGCAGCTAATGGAGCTGGCGCCACATTATTCGCCAAAGATCATGAAAATCAGCTTCCCGTGGCTATTCCAGCACTGCTGGTTGATGATCCCTTAAAATCATTTCAAACGCTAAGCAAGTATTATTTACAAAAAATCAATCCACGAGTGATTGCTGTCACTGGTAGTAATGGTAAAACCACGACCAAAGATATGATTGCAGCGGTTTTAAGTGCTGAATTTAACGTGGTTAAGACCCATGATAATTTTAATAATGAGATCGGAGTTCCATATACATTACTTCAAATGGAATCTAATACTGAATTTTTAGTGGTTGAGTTAGGCATGGATCGACCAATGCAATTAGATTTCTTAAGCAAGTTGGTTGAACCTGATGTCGCCTTGATCACAATGATCGGTGAAGCACATATCGAATTCTTTAAAACTCGGGATAAGATTGCCGATGCAAAGATGGAAATTACCCATGGGTTAAAGGAAGATGGTATTTTCATTTATGATGGAGATGAGCCATTACTTCGTGAACGGGCAAAGGATTTGTCTGTTAGAACCATGACCTTCGGTAGCAACACTGAAAATGATATTTATCCAACTAAAATCGATGGTGAAAAGTTTGAAACTAACTTCACTACTAATCTCTGGCCAGACATGGAGATGACGATTCCATTAATTGGTGACTATAACGTTAACAATGCGTTGATGGCCATTTTAGTAGGAAAAATTTTTAGAATTCATGAAAAATTGATTTCTGAACAATTAAAACATGTTCAATTAACAAAGAATCGTACTGAATGGCTTGAAGGTAAGCTGGGTGAGGCCATTTTGAGTGATGTTTATAACTCCAACCCTACAGCAGCTTTAGAGGTCTTAAAAACAATCAATGAGACGCCGGTTTCTGGTCGCCGAGTAATTGTGTTAGGTGATATGTTAGAGCTTGGAGAACAATCATTATCCATGCATGCTTCTTTAGCGAAAAATATTTCGCTGGATAAAGACAATCAAATTTATTTGATTGGAAAGGATATTCAAGCATTGGCAGATGAGCTTAGACCACAATACGATAACACGCGACTTCATATTTACCAGAAAGATCAGTTGGATAAGCTAGCAGCAGACTTAATTGTTGATATGCAGCCCAATGACACAGTTTTATTAAAAGCTAGCCATGGTATTCATTTGGAACAAGTTGTGGCTAAGTTAGTTAAGTGATAAAAAGAGACAGAATCGCTTGGTGTTATGCGATTCTGTTTCTTTTGTTTGCTTACTGCCAATGGATGTTGTATACTTGTACAGTTATTTTATTTGAGAATTTGGTCAAGTCATGAACGATACACGGGAAACGGATTTTTCTTCAGTTCATGATGGTGCCCTGATGTTTCATAATTTTAGGAGGAAACATATTTGAAGTTTAGTGAATTAGGATTGTCAGATAGCATTTTATCTGCTATCTCAAAGAGCGGGTTTGAAGAAGCAACCCCAATCCAAGCCGAAACCATCCCAATGGTATTAGAAGGTAAGGATGTAATTGGTCAGGCCCAAACAGGAACTGGAAAAACAGCAGCCTTTGGTCTACCTATCTTGCAAAAAGTTGATTTGCAAGGTAAAGATATTCAAGCGTTAGTGATTTCACCAACCAGAGAGTTGGCAATCCAAACCCAAGAAGAATTATACCGATTGGGTAAAGACGAGGGTGCTAAAGTACAAGCCGTTTATGGTGGTGCTGACATTCGTCGTCAAATCAATAACTTAAAGAATCATCCACAAATCGTGGTGGGAACACCAGGACGGATTTTAGATCATATTAATCGTCGAACTTTAAAACTTGAAAACTTGAAGTACTTAGTTCTTGATGAAGCTGATGAAATGCTAAACATGGGATTCTTGGAAGATATTGAATCAATTATCAAGAAGACTCCTGAAGCAAGACAAACATTGCTGTTCTCAGCAACTATGCCACCTGAAATCAAGCGGGTCGGAGTTCAATTCATGAAGGATCCTCATCATGTTAAGATCAAGGCTAAGGAATTAACCACTGACTTAATTGATCAATACTATGTTCGAGTTAAGGAATACGAAAAATTCGATACAATGACTCGATTCTTCGATGTGCAAGCACCTGAAGTTACCATCGTATTTGGTCGTACTAAGCGTCGAGTTGACGAAGTATCTAAGGGACTTGAAGCTCGTGGCTATAAAGCTGCTGGCCTTCATGGTGACCTTACTCAAAGTCGTCGTACTCAAATCATGAATGAATTCAAACAAGGTAAGATCGATATTTTAGTTGCAACTGACGTTGCTGCTCGTGGAATTGATATTTCTGGAGTAACCCATGTTTACAACTATGATATTCCTTCTGATCCAGATAGTTATGTTCACCGAGTTGGTAGAACTGGTCGTGCCGGTCAACACGGTGTGTCAATTACATTCGCAACACCAAACGAAATGGATTACTTACGAGAAATCGAAAAGTTAACCAAAGTGAGAATGTTGCCTTTGAAGCCACCAACAGAAGAAGAAGCATTTGCTGGTCAATTAAATGCTGCTGAATCTCAAGTTGGCGAATTGATCAACAAGACTAACACAGATAAGTATGCTGACATGGCTAACAAGCTTATTGATGAATACGAAGCTACTGACTTAGTTGCCGCATTGTTAAACGAAGTTACTCGTGACGATGTGAAAGTTAAGATTACTCCTGAACGTCCATTATCAAGAGGTGGTCGTTCTAGAAGAAATGGTGGCGGTCGTTCTAGAAATAGAAATGACTCACGTGGTGGTCATCGTGGTAACGGTGGCGGCGGTCGCGGTGGAAACCGTGGTGGCGGTCGTGGCGGTTACAACCGTTCTTCAGATCGAGATCGTAACAAGAAGAGTAGCGGTGGTCGTCGTGATGGCGGCAAGCGTGAAGGCGGTCACGGTTCAGATAGAAAAAAGAACTTCACAATTAAAAACGGTTAATTTTTTACCTAAAAAAGCAGTTTCCTTATGGAAACTGCTTTTTTGCTACTTTTAAATTAATATGCTTCATTGCATCGTGAATTATTTTCAGTATGACCGAAACGTGGATTTAAAGGTAATTATGGTATTATATGTAGAGACTTTAAATTGAAAAGAGTAAAAATATGATTGCTGGAATTGGAATCGATATAACTGAAATTGAACGAATTAAAATGGCGGTGAAAAAGAATCCTAATTTTTTGAACCGCACTTTAACAACCGAAGAGATTGCAGCACTGGATGACCTCTCTGATAAACGCCAATTGGAGTTTATTGCCGGTAGATTTTCTGCCAAGGAATCTTATTCAAAAGCAATGGGGTCAGGATTAGGTGCGACTGTGTCACTGCTTGATTTAACGATTTTGAATAATGACTTGGGCAAACCGGTCATTGTCGAGCATCCTTTTGATGGTCGGGCACACCTATCGATTTCTCATACTGATACCTTAGTAATGACGGAAGTAATTTTAGAAAAGGGGACAGATTAATGGTAGTCGCAATGATGCGAAACAGTCAGGTATTAATTGATCAACAAGCAATTTTTAGTAATATAAAAAATGCTCGAGAAAATCTAGAAGCGGATTCTGACTTGTTCGTTGTACTTAAGGCAGATGGGTACGGACATGGGGCAGTCCAAGTCGCTAAGATAGCCCAGAGTGCTGGAGCAACAGGATTTTGTGTTGCTATGCTTGATGAAGCCATGGAGTTGCGTGAAGCTGGGATTATATTACCTATTTTGGTCTTAGGAATCACTGATGCTCAGTGGGCACCAGTAGCTGCTGATAATAATATTTCTTTGACGATTTCCTCATCTGATTGGTTGAAGCAAGCTGCTGAAGTTTTGTTTGTAACCAAGGCATCCACAAAATTAAAAATTCACGTTGCTTTGGACACTGGTATGGGAAGAATTGGTTTCCAAACCCCTCAGGAATTGGCCGAAGCATTAACTACTTTAAAATCTCTTTCAAAAAATATTGAATTTGAGGGTATCTTCACTCATTTCGC encodes:
- a CDS encoding UDP-N-acetylglucosamine 1-carboxyvinyltransferase produces the protein MSKLIINGGKKLAGEITIGGAKNSTVALIPAAILADTPVSFDSVPDILDVHNLMVILESMNVSSDFHDDVLNIDPTNIVEAPLPSKAIKSLRASYYFMGALLGRFHRATVSFPGGDNIGPRPIDQHIKAFKALGANVTEENGTVTITTGEEGLHGAQIFLDVVSVGATINAILAAVKAKGTTVLGNVAKEPEIIDIATFLNNMGANIRGAGTDVIRIEGVDSLVAKNTHTIIPDRIEAGTYLSLAAAMGDGITVTNVIPEHLESFVAKLEELGVNLQVDEDSIFVGPSDSLQPIQVKTMPYPGFATDLQQPLTPLLFKANGRSVIIDTIYPKRVKHISELVKLGGHIKSEDIEEGIIAVDTSNDLHGTTVSAGEIRAGASLLITGLMADGTTEILDADNILRGYGSIVKKLTAVGADLKLVSD
- a CDS encoding type B 50S ribosomal protein L31, yielding MKQGIHPDYHNVVFQDSSTGFKFMAGSTKNSDETIEWEDGNTYPLIRVEISSDSHPFYTGKQKFTQADGAVDRFNKKYGLSSNN
- a CDS encoding MFS transporter, which translates into the protein MAKKFSWKQNLFVLWFGTFMAGIGFSEVMPFLSLYVDTMGHFTKGQLSLYSGLAFAASYFMTALVSPLWGKLADKTGRKLMLIRASAGLTVIFFLMGTATNVWQLIIYRLIQGVFSGYISNANALIATQVPKKQSGQALGTLVTGNVSGTLLGPLLGGTLASIFSYRLTFIITGFLFVIVFLVTTFLVHENFEPVQKEAMLTTRGVIKSLSNSQLVFGMFITTMIIQAANNSIAPILALYVREIMNNSPQATFFSGVVAAIPGIATLFAAPALGRVGDRIGSEKILMFGFCLAIIVYIPMAFVTNVWELIGLRFLIGISNASMLPAVQTILTKNTPAYVTGRIFSWNQSFQAMGNVAGPLIGSLVSSSFDYSGVFISTAFLVVINLGLVYINTKSLRKSM
- a CDS encoding class A sortase, coding for MSIGLGVSNQSLALAAGTMRPDQKMGSGNYPLAGHHMLDHNILFGPLYYRAKVGQMVYLTDMNYVYKYVIYQKKFISAYNISVIKQTKKPIVTLITCDKTGANRLMVRGKYQGRELIKDTYSNLRQSITKPKFN
- a CDS encoding low molecular weight protein-tyrosine-phosphatase codes for the protein MNILFVCLGNICRSQMAETMFKQLIQHDDLQEQINVQSAGTSSYEEGNSPHPGAIAELAKHHLSMDGQISRPITQSDFEWADLIIGMDNQNILDLTKIAPKNAVSKIHLCLNILNNSNQEIADPWYDHRFDRTYNQLAESLPKWLKYIKSDMLN
- a CDS encoding UDP-N-acetylmuramoyl-tripeptide--D-alanyl-D-alanine ligase, with product MKMTIAEIAQAIDADTSLISKENLTKEITSVDFDSRNITEGGLFIPLLGEKDGHNYIESAAANGAGATLFAKDHENQLPVAIPALLVDDPLKSFQTLSKYYLQKINPRVIAVTGSNGKTTTKDMIAAVLSAEFNVVKTHDNFNNEIGVPYTLLQMESNTEFLVVELGMDRPMQLDFLSKLVEPDVALITMIGEAHIEFFKTRDKIADAKMEITHGLKEDGIFIYDGDEPLLRERAKDLSVRTMTFGSNTENDIYPTKIDGEKFETNFTTNLWPDMEMTIPLIGDYNVNNALMAILVGKIFRIHEKLISEQLKHVQLTKNRTEWLEGKLGEAILSDVYNSNPTAALEVLKTINETPVSGRRVIVLGDMLELGEQSLSMHASLAKNISLDKDNQIYLIGKDIQALADELRPQYDNTRLHIYQKDQLDKLAADLIVDMQPNDTVLLKASHGIHLEQVVAKLVK
- a CDS encoding DEAD/DEAH box helicase, translated to MKFSELGLSDSILSAISKSGFEEATPIQAETIPMVLEGKDVIGQAQTGTGKTAAFGLPILQKVDLQGKDIQALVISPTRELAIQTQEELYRLGKDEGAKVQAVYGGADIRRQINNLKNHPQIVVGTPGRILDHINRRTLKLENLKYLVLDEADEMLNMGFLEDIESIIKKTPEARQTLLFSATMPPEIKRVGVQFMKDPHHVKIKAKELTTDLIDQYYVRVKEYEKFDTMTRFFDVQAPEVTIVFGRTKRRVDEVSKGLEARGYKAAGLHGDLTQSRRTQIMNEFKQGKIDILVATDVAARGIDISGVTHVYNYDIPSDPDSYVHRVGRTGRAGQHGVSITFATPNEMDYLREIEKLTKVRMLPLKPPTEEEAFAGQLNAAESQVGELINKTNTDKYADMANKLIDEYEATDLVAALLNEVTRDDVKVKITPERPLSRGGRSRRNGGGRSRNRNDSRGGHRGNGGGGRGGNRGGGRGGYNRSSDRDRNKKSSGGRRDGGKREGGHGSDRKKNFTIKNG
- the acpS gene encoding holo-ACP synthase gives rise to the protein MIAGIGIDITEIERIKMAVKKNPNFLNRTLTTEEIAALDDLSDKRQLEFIAGRFSAKESYSKAMGSGLGATVSLLDLTILNNDLGKPVIVEHPFDGRAHLSISHTDTLVMTEVILEKGTD